A stretch of the Bacillus sp. FJAT-18017 genome encodes the following:
- a CDS encoding MarR family winged helix-turn-helix transcriptional regulator: MDVIEFKNLLWDYTRKIGEHTNILTLSLCENLDLTIVQVRILVEIKQHGSHTIGSLAQCLNMAGTNISTMCKKLEGLGYLERVRDRSDERVVKVALTDKGIIAVEEMDKMLLEKISTSINGVPEETLFVIINGMTKLNEILENVNKQ; encoded by the coding sequence ATGGATGTCATCGAATTTAAAAATCTCTTGTGGGACTATACAAGAAAAATAGGTGAACATACGAACATCCTTACACTTTCTCTTTGTGAAAATCTTGACTTAACTATAGTGCAAGTTAGAATTCTAGTCGAAATAAAGCAGCATGGCTCCCATACAATTGGAAGTCTTGCTCAATGTTTAAATATGGCTGGTACCAATATTTCAACAATGTGCAAAAAGCTAGAGGGGCTGGGCTACCTGGAACGAGTCAGGGATCGAAGTGACGAAAGAGTTGTTAAAGTAGCTCTAACTGACAAAGGAATTATCGCAGTTGAGGAAATGGACAAGATGTTACTAGAAAAAATATCCACGTCGATTAACGGAGTACCAGAAGAAACTCTGTTTGTGATTATCAATGGAATGACGAAACTGAATGAAATTCTCGAAAATGTCAATAAACAGTAA
- a CDS encoding pyridoxamine 5'-phosphate oxidase family protein — MSNIIKQEEMETLRELIKDVDTAMLTTVTDEGLVSRPMKTQEVEFDGDLWFFTKKETNKYEEILDDQDVNVAYAGKSYVSVRGKAEIVEDLDKKKELWSKAYEKIMQTSYDDPNVVLIKIKAEAAEYWETGNFTKKIAFMYKQMTGKNSKSADINETIELNK, encoded by the coding sequence ATGTCTAACATAATAAAACAAGAAGAAATGGAAACTTTAAGAGAGTTAATTAAAGATGTGGATACGGCCATGCTGACTACCGTAACTGATGAAGGTCTTGTTTCTCGACCTATGAAAACGCAAGAGGTAGAGTTTGATGGTGATTTATGGTTTTTTACTAAAAAAGAGACTAATAAATATGAAGAAATTTTAGATGATCAGGATGTGAATGTAGCATATGCAGGTAAATCGTATGTTTCCGTCCGGGGAAAAGCAGAAATCGTTGAGGATTTAGACAAGAAAAAAGAACTGTGGAGCAAAGCATACGAGAAAATTATGCAAACTTCTTATGACGATCCTAACGTGGTCTTGATAAAGATAAAAGCGGAAGCAGCGGAATACTGGGAGACCGGTAATTTTACGAAGAAAATCGCCTTTATGTATAAACAAATGACAGGGAAAAATTCTAAATCGGCTGATATTAATGAAACGATTGAATTAAATAAATAA
- a CDS encoding tRNA dihydrouridine synthase yields MKDNFWRDLPRPFFILAPMEDVTDVVFRHVVSAAARPDVFFTEFTNSESYCHPEGIRSVRGRLTFTEDEQPIVAHIWGDKPENFRKMSIGMAELGFKGIDINMGCPVPNVAQHGKGSGLILRPEVAADLIQAAKAGGLPVSVKTRLGYTNVDEWRDWLTHILKQDIANLSIHLRTRKEMSQVDAHWELIPEIKKLRDQVAPDTLLTINGDILDRQTGLKLAHQYGVDGVMIGRGIFKNPFAFEREPKDHSSKELLDLLRLHLNLHEEYSELQLRSFKALHRFFKIYVKGFRGASELRNQLMNTESTDEVRALLDNFEAKNSEIMGEQ; encoded by the coding sequence ATGAAAGATAATTTTTGGCGTGATTTACCACGGCCTTTTTTTATACTAGCACCAATGGAAGATGTGACGGATGTTGTTTTTCGCCATGTAGTAAGCGCGGCAGCCCGACCGGATGTGTTTTTCACTGAGTTTACAAACAGTGAGAGTTATTGTCACCCCGAGGGAATTCGCAGTGTGCGTGGGCGTTTGACTTTTACAGAGGATGAACAGCCCATTGTAGCCCATATATGGGGGGATAAGCCTGAAAACTTTCGGAAAATGAGTATTGGGATGGCGGAACTTGGGTTTAAGGGTATCGATATCAATATGGGCTGCCCTGTACCCAATGTCGCACAGCATGGGAAGGGAAGCGGCCTCATCCTTCGTCCGGAAGTGGCTGCAGATTTAATACAGGCAGCGAAAGCCGGTGGATTGCCTGTAAGTGTTAAGACAAGGCTTGGCTACACGAATGTGGACGAATGGCGCGACTGGCTTACACACATATTGAAACAAGACATTGCCAATCTTTCCATTCATCTGCGTACAAGAAAGGAAATGAGTCAAGTAGATGCCCATTGGGAGCTGATTCCGGAGATTAAGAAACTTCGTGACCAAGTGGCACCAGATACACTTTTGACGATTAATGGAGATATTCTTGACCGTCAGACTGGCTTGAAGCTGGCTCATCAATATGGTGTTGATGGGGTTATGATTGGACGCGGTATTTTTAAAAATCCATTTGCCTTTGAAAGGGAGCCGAAAGATCATAGCAGTAAGGAATTACTTGATCTCTTAAGGCTGCATCTGAATCTCCATGAGGAATATTCAGAATTACAACTGCGTTCATTTAAGGCTCTTCATCGCTTTTTTAAGATATATGTCAAAGGATTTCGAGGGGCGAGTGAATTAAGAAATCAATTAATGAACACCGAGTCAACAGATGAAGTGCGGGCATTGCTTGATAACTTTGAAGCAAAGAATTCCGAAATAATGGGAGAACAGTAG
- the rlmD gene encoding 23S rRNA (uracil(1939)-C(5))-methyltransferase RlmD, with translation MNKQIPVKKNEHIDVRFEDLTHDGAGVAKVDGFPVFVAGALPGETANVRIIKTQKSYAIGKLIELREKSPYRVEIMPGDEHKYGGCQLEHMSYEGQLKYKEKQVRQVLMRIGKLEDVVVHPVLGMNEPWHYRNKAQVPVGEKDGKLIAGFFKPRSHEIVDTNESLIQLPEVNEAINTAKEICGRFGIRAYDEQTHKGDLRHIMARYGKQTGELMIVLITRTAELPHKNRLVEEIIAKLPKVKSIIHNVNSMRTNVIMGPKTTVIWGNEFIYDYIGEVKFAISALSFYQVNPVQTKVLYEKALEFAGLNGGETVIDAYCGIGTISLFLAQKAGSVFGVEVVPQAIEDAKRNAELNGITNAEFEAGPAEEVIPRWYKAGNEADVLVVDPPRKGCDEALLRTIIEMKPKKVVYVSCNPGTLARDLRILEDGGYKTIEVQPVDMFPQTTHVECVAKITL, from the coding sequence ATGAATAAACAAATCCCTGTTAAAAAGAATGAACATATAGATGTGCGGTTTGAGGATTTAACCCATGATGGTGCAGGTGTCGCCAAAGTGGACGGTTTTCCGGTATTTGTAGCCGGAGCACTTCCTGGGGAAACAGCAAATGTTAGAATCATTAAAACCCAGAAGAGCTATGCAATTGGAAAGCTGATTGAGCTCCGTGAAAAAAGCCCGTACAGAGTTGAAATTATGCCTGGTGATGAACATAAATATGGCGGCTGCCAGCTTGAACATATGTCTTATGAAGGCCAGCTGAAATACAAGGAAAAGCAAGTCAGGCAAGTTTTAATGAGGATTGGCAAGCTTGAGGATGTTGTGGTCCATCCCGTGCTTGGCATGAATGAGCCATGGCATTATCGGAATAAGGCTCAAGTTCCTGTTGGCGAGAAGGATGGCAAACTGATTGCAGGATTCTTCAAGCCAAGAAGCCATGAAATTGTTGATACAAATGAAAGCTTGATTCAGCTTCCTGAGGTGAATGAAGCAATTAATACCGCGAAGGAAATATGTGGGAGGTTTGGAATCAGAGCCTATGATGAGCAAACCCATAAAGGGGATTTACGCCATATAATGGCCCGGTACGGCAAGCAAACCGGTGAACTCATGATTGTACTGATAACGAGGACAGCGGAGCTTCCCCATAAAAATAGGCTAGTTGAGGAAATCATCGCTAAACTGCCAAAGGTAAAGTCGATTATCCATAATGTTAATTCAATGCGGACGAATGTGATAATGGGCCCGAAAACAACGGTGATTTGGGGCAATGAGTTCATTTACGACTATATTGGTGAAGTGAAGTTCGCCATATCAGCATTGTCGTTTTACCAGGTTAACCCTGTTCAGACAAAAGTACTATATGAAAAAGCGCTTGAGTTTGCAGGATTAAATGGCGGTGAAACTGTAATTGATGCCTACTGTGGAATTGGTACGATTTCATTGTTCCTCGCACAAAAGGCGGGAAGTGTCTTTGGTGTTGAGGTTGTTCCACAGGCGATTGAAGACGCGAAGAGGAATGCCGAATTGAATGGAATAACCAATGCGGAGTTCGAAGCAGGGCCAGCCGAGGAAGTAATCCCACGATGGTACAAAGCGGGTAATGAAGCGGACGTGCTCGTTGTCGATCCGCCGAGGAAGGGCTGCGACGAGGCATTGCTGCGGACTATTATAGAAATGAAGCCAAAAAAGGTAGTTTATGTGTCCTGTAACCCGGGGACACTGGCAAGAGACTTACGGATACTTGAGGATGGCGGCTATAAGACCATCGAAGTCCAGCCTGTCGATATGTTTCCGCAGACGACACATGTTGAGTGTGTGGCGAAAATTACTTTATAG
- a CDS encoding uracil-DNA glycosylase, with protein MQNFCISLWPEEPTPEHLKDCDECGLIKHGTRMVWGEGNPNAPIMILLDNPGSREDRENKPFVCGTRQTLQQAVYEVGINAGDVYVTYILKRRPVKKYDKEATREICVKHLKEQILSKQPEFIICLGNIAVQSFFHSQEVDVKSLRGKVHTIDGFRTVVAYHPLAVRRRPNLWPLFLEDWKLLAKHYLHDSPSHNS; from the coding sequence TTGCAAAATTTTTGTATCTCATTGTGGCCAGAGGAACCAACACCTGAACATTTAAAGGATTGTGATGAGTGCGGGCTCATTAAGCATGGTACGCGAATGGTTTGGGGTGAAGGGAATCCAAATGCTCCAATCATGATTCTATTGGACAACCCTGGATCTCGCGAGGATAGGGAAAACAAGCCTTTTGTCTGTGGGACAAGGCAAACATTACAGCAAGCTGTATATGAGGTCGGAATAAATGCCGGCGACGTTTATGTAACCTATATTTTAAAAAGAAGACCTGTAAAGAAGTATGATAAAGAAGCAACTAGAGAAATTTGCGTAAAACACCTGAAGGAGCAGATATTGTCGAAGCAGCCTGAATTTATCATTTGTCTGGGCAACATAGCGGTCCAATCCTTTTTCCATAGCCAGGAAGTTGATGTGAAATCATTGCGTGGGAAAGTACATACTATTGATGGGTTCAGAACAGTTGTCGCCTACCACCCTCTGGCAGTAAGGCGCCGCCCTAATCTCTGGCCGCTCTTTTTAGAGGATTGGAAGCTTTTAGCCAAACATTATCTTCATGATTCACCCTCGCACAATAGTTGA
- a CDS encoding ABC transporter substrate-binding protein, with translation MKQLVRVFVGVISASVILLAIISQLNSAEGYSGDNTLTVYNWGDYIDPELIERFEEETGISVVYETFDSNEAMMTKVQQGGTSYDVAVPSEYMIDKMRQEDLLIPLDHSKIPNLKNIDERFMDLPFDPGNAYSVPYFWGTVGIVYNPSMLDGRKFTSWNDLWDPELKNEILLVDGAREVMGMGLNSLGFSLNDIDKEHLQQAKQKLDKLTPNIKAIVGDEIKILLANEEASIGLVWSGDAADIMSENENLDYVVPSEGSNLWFDNMVIPKTAKNIEGAHQFINFMLDAEVSAQNTEWVSYSTPNKEAIKLMPEEMTEDERFYPPAELTEKLEVYENLGQKNLAYYNELFLLFKMHRK, from the coding sequence ATGAAGCAGCTAGTAAGAGTATTTGTTGGGGTTATTAGCGCTTCGGTGATTTTGTTGGCAATAATCTCGCAATTGAATTCTGCGGAAGGCTATTCAGGGGACAATACACTGACTGTCTATAACTGGGGTGATTATATTGACCCGGAGCTGATTGAGCGCTTCGAGGAAGAGACGGGCATCAGTGTGGTTTATGAAACCTTTGATTCAAACGAAGCAATGATGACAAAAGTCCAGCAGGGCGGCACGTCTTATGATGTAGCAGTCCCATCGGAGTATATGATTGATAAAATGCGACAGGAGGACTTGCTGATACCACTTGACCACAGCAAGATACCAAACCTGAAAAATATTGATGAGCGATTTATGGACCTTCCATTCGACCCGGGTAATGCGTATTCTGTTCCATATTTTTGGGGTACAGTCGGGATTGTCTATAACCCCTCGATGCTTGATGGGAGAAAATTCACAAGCTGGAATGACTTATGGGATCCTGAGTTGAAAAACGAAATCCTGCTTGTGGATGGCGCTCGTGAGGTCATGGGAATGGGGCTTAACAGCTTGGGGTTTTCCCTGAATGATATCGATAAGGAGCATTTGCAACAGGCCAAACAAAAGCTTGATAAACTTACTCCGAATATAAAGGCCATAGTTGGAGACGAAATTAAAATCCTGCTTGCTAACGAGGAAGCAAGCATCGGACTTGTATGGTCGGGCGATGCTGCTGATATCATGTCTGAAAATGAAAACCTTGATTATGTTGTTCCAAGCGAAGGGTCCAATCTGTGGTTTGATAACATGGTCATTCCCAAAACCGCCAAAAATATAGAGGGTGCCCACCAGTTTATCAATTTCATGCTTGATGCTGAGGTTTCCGCCCAAAATACAGAGTGGGTAAGCTATTCGACGCCGAACAAGGAAGCTATTAAGCTAATGCCGGAGGAAATGACTGAGGATGAGCGGTTCTATCCTCCAGCCGAGCTGACGGAAAAGCTTGAAGTGTATGAAAATCTTGGGCAAAAGAACCTTGCTTATTATAATGAGCTATTTTTGCTATTTAAAATGCACCGGAAATAG
- a CDS encoding ABC transporter ATP-binding protein: MNSTIIQFKNVTKQYDNDPPVLDNVSFEIERGKFYTLLGPSGCGKTTILRLIAGFTEASQGDIYFNERRINDVPANKRQVNTVFQDYALFPHLNVFENIAFGLRIKKMKNAEITAKVKEALEFVNLAGYENREIREMSGGQRQRVAIARAIVNEPEVILLDEPLSALDLKLRTEMQYELRELQRRLGITFIFVTHDQEEALAMSDEIFVINKGKIQQSGTPTDIYDEPINQFVADFIGESNIVQGTMTRDYLVEFTGKQFECVDQGLHPNEPVEIVIRPEDLEITATDKGKLQVRVDSQLFRGVHYELSCYDKEGNEWLVHSTKKAAVGDEIGLYFDPEAIHVMRLGETEEEFDRRLERYKDGEER, from the coding sequence ATGAATTCAACTATTATCCAGTTCAAGAACGTGACGAAGCAATATGATAACGATCCGCCAGTCCTTGATAATGTCAGCTTTGAAATTGAACGGGGGAAATTTTACACACTGCTTGGCCCTTCCGGTTGTGGAAAGACGACAATCCTAAGACTGATTGCCGGATTTACGGAAGCCTCACAAGGGGATATTTACTTCAATGAAAGACGGATAAATGACGTTCCTGCCAATAAGCGGCAGGTGAATACGGTCTTTCAGGATTATGCTCTTTTTCCACATTTGAATGTGTTTGAAAATATAGCATTTGGGCTTCGGATTAAAAAAATGAAAAATGCGGAAATTACTGCGAAGGTGAAAGAAGCACTGGAGTTTGTTAATCTTGCGGGTTATGAAAACAGGGAAATCAGAGAGATGTCTGGCGGTCAGCGGCAGCGGGTTGCCATCGCACGGGCAATTGTTAACGAGCCTGAGGTTATCCTCCTTGACGAGCCATTGTCGGCACTGGACCTGAAGCTGAGAACTGAAATGCAATACGAGCTTCGCGAACTGCAAAGAAGGCTCGGGATTACGTTTATTTTTGTTACGCATGATCAGGAAGAAGCCCTTGCGATGTCGGATGAGATTTTTGTCATTAATAAGGGGAAGATTCAGCAAAGCGGTACACCTACCGATATTTATGATGAACCTATAAATCAATTTGTCGCAGATTTTATTGGCGAATCGAATATTGTTCAGGGCACAATGACAAGAGATTACCTAGTCGAGTTTACTGGCAAGCAGTTTGAATGTGTTGACCAGGGGTTGCACCCAAATGAGCCAGTCGAGATTGTTATCCGCCCGGAGGATCTGGAAATTACCGCAACTGATAAGGGCAAACTCCAGGTCCGGGTTGATTCTCAATTGTTCCGTGGCGTTCATTATGAATTAAGCTGCTATGATAAGGAAGGCAATGAGTGGCTGGTTCACTCTACGAAAAAGGCAGCAGTTGGTGATGAAATAGGGCTTTACTTCGATCCCGAAGCCATTCATGTCATGAGGCTGGGTGAGACAGAAGAAGAATTTGACCGCAGGCTGGAAAGGTATAAGGATGGGGAAGAGCGATGA
- a CDS encoding ABC transporter permease, producing MNQKLNRQLYMLPYSLWMVFFVIAPIVLVVYYSFLNVDGDFSLANYQKFFTPVYLKMTLSSFWYAFLITFFSLLVSYPTAYLLTKTRHKQLWLLLIIVPSWINLLLKAYAFLGIFGTYGMTNAFLEAIGIGTQQILFTDFSFVFVSVYIFIPFMILPIFNSLNELNPALIDAANDLGASKWTTFSRVIFPLSIEGVKSGCQVVFIPALSLFMLTRLIAGNRVITLGTAIEQHFLVTQDWGMGSVIAVFLIIAMFGFMALTGKGKRGVLNGK from the coding sequence ATGAACCAGAAGCTGAATCGCCAGTTGTACATGCTTCCCTACTCGCTCTGGATGGTTTTCTTTGTTATCGCACCAATTGTATTGGTTGTCTATTATTCTTTTCTAAATGTTGATGGCGATTTTTCATTGGCAAACTACCAGAAATTCTTCACTCCTGTCTATTTAAAGATGACATTGAGTTCCTTTTGGTATGCATTTTTAATTACATTTTTCTCTTTGCTAGTATCGTATCCGACTGCATATTTGCTGACGAAAACACGGCATAAACAGCTATGGCTTTTGCTGATTATCGTCCCATCCTGGATCAATCTGCTTCTTAAGGCATATGCGTTCCTTGGTATTTTCGGGACGTATGGAATGACAAATGCCTTTCTTGAAGCAATCGGAATTGGAACGCAGCAAATCCTGTTCACGGACTTCAGCTTCGTATTTGTTTCTGTATATATTTTCATTCCATTTATGATTTTGCCGATTTTCAATTCATTGAATGAACTAAACCCCGCGCTGATCGATGCGGCCAATGACCTTGGTGCTTCCAAATGGACGACGTTTAGCAGGGTTATTTTTCCGCTTTCAATTGAAGGTGTAAAATCGGGCTGCCAGGTTGTTTTCATTCCTGCACTATCCCTGTTCATGCTGACAAGGCTTATTGCAGGGAACAGGGTAATTACACTTGGAACAGCAATTGAGCAGCATTTTCTTGTTACCCAAGATTGGGGAATGGGGTCGGTTATAGCAGTGTTCCTGATTATTGCCATGTTTGGGTTTATGGCCCTGACAGGTAAAGGTAAGCGGGGTGTGTTGAATGGAAAATAA
- a CDS encoding nicotinate phosphoribosyltransferase, which translates to MKHIYMDDSYALHTDLYQINMVETYWRDGIHNRKAAFELFFRKLPFGNGYAVFAGLEKIIEYVKGFRFSEEDIAYLRNEVGYAEDFLDYLKDLRFTGRIRSVQEGELVFGNQPLVRVDTTLAEAQLLETALLNIVNYQTLIATKASRIKQVIKDEIAMEFGTRRAHEFDAAIWGTRAAYIAGFDGTSNVRAGKKFGIPVAGTHAHSMVQAYRDDYTAFKKYAETHKDCTFLVDTYDTLRSGVPAAIRVAEEMGDRINFGGIRLDSGDLAYLSKEARRMLDDAGYKDAKIFASSDLDENTILHLKAQGARIDSWGIGTKLITAFDQAALGAVYKIVSIEDETGVMRDTIKISSNPEKVTTPGLKRVYRIINNTNGYSEGDYITMEDENPQNEGRLKMFHPTHTYISKFVTNFTAKEIQKDVFVNGELVYEVPCLEETREFLRSNLAEIWDEYKRTSNPEEYPVDLSQKCWDNKMRNIEEVKEKVAVIQKNQ; encoded by the coding sequence ATGAAGCATATATATATGGATGACAGCTACGCCCTTCACACTGATCTATACCAAATTAATATGGTTGAAACCTACTGGAGAGACGGGATTCATAACAGGAAGGCTGCATTTGAACTGTTTTTCCGAAAACTTCCATTTGGGAATGGCTATGCTGTTTTTGCTGGACTTGAAAAGATTATTGAATATGTTAAAGGATTCCGCTTTTCAGAAGAGGATATCGCCTATTTAAGAAATGAAGTTGGCTATGCTGAGGACTTTCTAGACTATTTAAAGGATTTGCGTTTTACCGGCAGGATAAGGTCGGTGCAGGAAGGTGAGTTGGTTTTTGGAAACCAGCCGCTCGTCAGGGTGGATACGACTCTTGCTGAAGCACAGCTTCTTGAGACAGCGCTCCTTAATATTGTTAATTATCAAACGCTGATAGCCACAAAAGCATCCAGGATTAAACAGGTTATTAAAGATGAAATCGCCATGGAGTTTGGAACGAGGCGGGCACATGAATTTGATGCGGCGATCTGGGGAACCAGGGCTGCCTATATTGCTGGCTTTGATGGCACAAGCAATGTCCGGGCAGGCAAGAAATTTGGCATTCCGGTTGCGGGCACCCATGCGCATTCCATGGTCCAGGCATACCGTGATGATTATACAGCGTTTAAAAAATACGCTGAAACCCATAAAGATTGCACGTTCCTTGTGGATACGTATGATACGCTCCGTTCCGGGGTTCCCGCAGCAATTCGCGTCGCTGAGGAAATGGGTGACAGGATTAACTTTGGTGGAATTCGCCTCGACAGCGGAGACCTGGCTTACTTGTCCAAAGAAGCAAGAAGGATGCTTGATGATGCCGGATACAAAGATGCGAAAATTTTTGCCTCAAGCGACCTTGATGAAAATACGATTCTACACCTGAAGGCTCAGGGAGCCAGGATTGATAGCTGGGGAATCGGCACAAAGCTGATCACGGCGTTCGACCAGGCTGCACTGGGGGCAGTCTATAAAATTGTCTCAATTGAAGATGAAACTGGTGTAATGAGGGATACGATCAAGATTTCCTCAAATCCCGAAAAGGTCACAACACCGGGACTGAAACGGGTTTATAGAATTATCAATAATACGAATGGCTACTCAGAAGGGGATTACATCACAATGGAAGATGAAAATCCGCAAAATGAGGGCCGTTTGAAGATGTTTCATCCTACCCACACCTATATCAGCAAATTCGTCACCAACTTTACAGCCAAGGAGATTCAAAAGGATGTTTTTGTGAATGGCGAGCTGGTTTATGAGGTCCCATGCCTGGAGGAGACTCGCGAATTCCTCCGTTCGAACCTTGCAGAGATTTGGGATGAGTACAAGCGAACTTCTAATCCTGAGGAGTACCCAGTGGACTTGAGCCAAAAGTGCTGGGACAACAAGATGCGCAATATTGAGGAAGTAAAGGAAAAAGTTGCCGTAATTCAGAAGAACCAATAA
- a CDS encoding ABC transporter permease — translation MENKSSALAKSFLALVFAILYAPIFFLIFYSFNSGGTMYDFEGFTLDWYKELFGDTRLLIIVLNTLVVALLSALFATIIGVVGALGIHSMRKRSAKNTFLSLNNVLIVSPDVIIGASFLILFTISGYKLGFYSVLLSHIAFSVPIVVLMVLPKLSEMSPSLVDAAKDLGASSKDVLVKVILPYIAPGIMAGFFMALTYSLDDFAVTFFVTGNGFSTLSVEIYSLARRGVSLNINALSTLLFLFTTILVVIYYFINQRHKPTSMGVKQ, via the coding sequence ATGGAAAATAAATCATCCGCTTTGGCGAAGTCATTTCTGGCTCTTGTATTTGCCATTCTCTACGCGCCGATTTTCTTTTTGATTTTTTATTCTTTTAACAGTGGCGGAACTATGTATGATTTCGAAGGATTCACACTGGATTGGTATAAGGAATTGTTCGGTGATACAAGACTGTTGATTATTGTACTGAACACGTTGGTTGTAGCGCTCTTATCAGCACTTTTTGCGACAATTATTGGGGTTGTCGGTGCACTTGGGATTCATTCCATGCGGAAGCGGTCTGCAAAGAATACATTTCTTTCATTAAACAATGTCTTGATTGTCAGCCCGGATGTCATTATTGGGGCATCATTTTTGATTTTGTTTACAATTTCGGGATATAAACTTGGGTTTTACTCAGTTTTGCTTTCGCACATTGCATTTAGTGTTCCGATTGTCGTACTAATGGTTCTTCCAAAGCTTTCTGAAATGAGTCCGTCACTAGTCGATGCTGCAAAGGACCTGGGAGCGAGCAGCAAGGATGTGTTGGTGAAGGTAATTCTGCCGTACATTGCCCCTGGAATCATGGCTGGTTTTTTCATGGCTCTGACCTATTCGCTTGATGACTTTGCGGTGACATTTTTCGTAACAGGCAATGGTTTCAGTACACTGTCGGTTGAGATTTACTCATTGGCACGCCGAGGGGTGTCGTTGAACATCAATGCTTTATCGACACTTTTATTCCTGTTTACAACAATTCTTGTTGTTATCTATTACTTCATCAATCAGCGCCATAAGCCGACTTCGATGGGGGTGAAGCAATGA
- a CDS encoding LLM class flavin-dependent oxidoreductase, with protein sequence MSNLNIPVSVLNLAPIRQGEGPREAINAVVELAQATEQMGYTRYWIAEHHNAPNLVSSATSILINHTLEHTEKIRLGSGGIMLPNHSPLVVAEQFGTMATIYGDRLDLGLGRAPGTDMLTASALRRSKHDSVYTFPEDVKSLLNYFGSDEQQGYVKAYPGAGTQIPIYILGSSTDSAYLAASLGLPYVFASHFAPRHMAEAIQIYRNRFQPSAYLDKPYMMVCLNVIAAESDEEAERESTTLLQFFLNVVRGSQTPLQPPIEDIEAIWSPQEKEMALSMTSVSFVGGKETIRSQFQSFQDKYNVDEIMAVTYMYDRGKQIRSYEILKEVVDGR encoded by the coding sequence TTGTCTAATTTAAATATACCAGTTTCTGTCCTAAACCTAGCTCCGATTCGCCAGGGAGAAGGCCCAAGGGAAGCTATAAATGCAGTAGTTGAACTGGCACAGGCGACTGAACAGATGGGCTATACCCGGTACTGGATCGCTGAACATCATAACGCACCGAATTTGGTAAGTTCTGCGACTTCAATTTTAATTAATCATACTCTTGAACATACGGAGAAAATCCGTTTAGGTTCTGGAGGAATTATGTTGCCCAACCATTCACCATTAGTTGTTGCCGAGCAGTTCGGTACAATGGCAACGATTTATGGAGACCGACTTGACCTTGGACTTGGCCGCGCGCCTGGTACTGATATGCTTACAGCTAGTGCATTGAGGCGATCAAAACATGACTCGGTCTATACATTTCCTGAGGATGTGAAAAGCCTTCTTAATTATTTTGGCTCTGATGAACAGCAAGGCTATGTCAAGGCCTATCCAGGAGCCGGAACCCAAATTCCAATCTACATTTTAGGATCATCGACTGATTCCGCTTATCTGGCTGCAAGCCTGGGACTTCCTTACGTTTTTGCATCCCATTTTGCGCCACGCCATATGGCGGAAGCAATTCAAATTTACCGAAATCGGTTCCAGCCGTCGGCTTATCTGGACAAACCGTATATGATGGTATGTTTGAATGTCATTGCAGCTGAAAGTGATGAAGAGGCAGAGCGGGAGTCAACTACTTTGCTGCAGTTTTTCCTGAATGTTGTCCGGGGTTCGCAAACGCCGCTTCAGCCCCCTATTGAAGATATAGAGGCAATCTGGAGTCCACAAGAGAAGGAAATGGCCTTGTCGATGACCAGTGTTTCGTTTGTGGGGGGTAAAGAAACCATCCGTAGTCAGTTCCAAAGTTTTCAGGATAAGTACAACGTTGATGAGATAATGGCTGTGACCTACATGTACGATAGAGGTAAGCAAATCAGATCCTATGAAATCTTAAAAGAAGTTGTCGATGGAAGATAA